One genomic window of Lagenorhynchus albirostris chromosome 17, mLagAlb1.1, whole genome shotgun sequence includes the following:
- the SHARPIN gene encoding sharpin isoform X3, translating into MSIVGEAGGSDGSNARAAPGTPGSRSQFPAGGGAQRPEATEAGSWGRAGTGPEMAPPADGAAAASDVGSAAVLLAVHAAVSLEWPLESVSYTVRGPSQHELQPPPGGPGTLSLHFANPQEARRWAALVRGATVEGQNGSDSLTPALGSETCPVSPPSLLQVPATKAPKPKVDLPWRPGDLMEKEDLAGHLSRAIEGGDEKRAAHAAAILAQHHVALSIQLQEACFPPGPIRLQVTVEDAASSAHISLAVHPHSTIGALQEQVFSEFGFPPAVQRWVIGRCLCVPEYSLAFYGVRRDGDPAFLYLLSAPREAPGRNPQHPQKMDGELGRLFPQSLGLPQAPQPAGSSLPNPLQPGWPCPSCTFINAPSRPGCEMCSTQRPCAWDPLPTASTQQLPKVTRREDGPSLPGPRSLDPLLNLSGNLC; encoded by the exons ATGTCCATCGTGGGCGAAGCGGGAGGGTCAGACGGCTCCAACGCTCGGGCGGCGCCCGGAACCCCAGGCTCGCGGTCCCAGTTTCCGGCCGGTGGAGGCGCTCAGCGGCCCGAAGCCACGGAAGCGGGCTCGTGGGGCCGGGCCGGGACCGGACCGGAGATGGCGCCGCCGGCGGACGGCGCGGCTGCGGCCTCCGACGTTGGCTCGGCTGCGGTGCTCCTGGCCGTGCACGCCGCG GTCAGTTTGGAGTGGCCCTTGGAGTCCGTCTCCTACACCGTCCGAGGCCCCAGCCAGCATGAGCTGCAGCCTCCACCAGGAGGGCCTGGGACTCTCAGCCTGCACTTCGCCAACCCTCAGGAAGCTCGGCGGTGGGCAGCCCTGGTCCGAGGTGCCACCGTGGAAGGACAGAATG GCAGTGACAGCCTGACCCCAGCCCTAGGCTCAGAAACGTGCCCTGTTTCCCCGCCCAGTCTCCTTCAAGTACCTGCAACCAAGGCCCCCAAGCCCAAGGTGGATCTTCCTTGGCGCCCTGGAGACTTGATGGAGAAAG AGGACCTAGCAGGGCACCTGTCCCGGGCCATAGAGGGTGGGGATGAGAAGCGGGCAGCCCACGCAGCAGCCATCCTGGCCCAGCATCACGTGGCCCTCAGCATCCAGCTCCAGGAGGCCTGCTTCCCTCCTGGCCCCATCAG GCTACAGGTTACAGTTGAAGATGCTGCGTCCTCTGCCCACATCTCGCTGGCAGTCCACCCCCACTCCACCATCGGGGCCCTCCAGGAGCAG GTATTCTCGGAGTTTGGCTTCCCACCGGCTGTGCAGCGCTGGGTCATCGGGAGGTGCCTGTGTGTCCCCGAATACAGCCTTGCTTTCTATGGGGTCCGGCGGGATGGGGATCCTGCTTTCCTCTACCTGCTCTCAGCCCCCCGAGAGGCCCCAG GACGCAATCCTCAGCACCCCCAGAAGATGGATGGGGAACTAGGCCGCCTGTTTCCTCAGTCACTGGGGCTGCCCCAAGCCCCTCAGCCAGCTGGCTCCAGCCTGCCCAACCCCCTTCAG CCCGGCTGGCCCTGCCCTTCCTGCACCTTCATCAATGCCCCAAGCCGACCCGGCTGTGAGATGTGCAGCACCCAGAGGCCCTGTGCTTGGGACCCCCTTCCCACAGCCTCCACCCAGCAGCTACCAAAG gtcACAAGGAGAGAGGATGGCCCTTCCCTTCCAGGCCCAAGGTCCCTGGACCCCCTCCTGAACCTCTCAGGGAACCTCTGCTGA
- the SHARPIN gene encoding sharpin isoform X2, translated as MSIVGEAGGSDGSNARAAPGTPGSRSQFPAGGGAQRPEATEAGSWGRAGTGPEMAPPADGAAAASDVGSAAVLLAVHAAVRPLGAGPDAEAQLRRLQLSADPERPGRFRLELLGAGPGAVSLEWPLESVSYTVRGPSQHELQPPPGGPGTLSLHFANPQEARRWAALVRGATVEGQNGSDSLTPALGSETCPVSPPSLLQVPATKAPKPKVDLPWRPGDLMEKEDLAGHLSRAIEGGDEKRAAHAAAILAQHHVALSIQLQEACFPPGPIRLQVTVEDAASSAHISLAVHPHSTIGALQEQVFSEFGFPPAVQRWVIGRCLCVPEYSLAFYGVRRDGDPAFLYLLSAPREAPGRNPQHPQKMDGELGRLFPQSLGLPQAPQPAGSSLPNPLQPGWPCPSCTFINAPSRPGCEMCSTQRPCAWDPLPTASTQQLPKVTRREDGPSLPGPRSLDPLLNLSGNLC; from the exons ATGTCCATCGTGGGCGAAGCGGGAGGGTCAGACGGCTCCAACGCTCGGGCGGCGCCCGGAACCCCAGGCTCGCGGTCCCAGTTTCCGGCCGGTGGAGGCGCTCAGCGGCCCGAAGCCACGGAAGCGGGCTCGTGGGGCCGGGCCGGGACCGGACCGGAGATGGCGCCGCCGGCGGACGGCGCGGCTGCGGCCTCCGACGTTGGCTCGGCTGCGGTGCTCCTGGCCGTGCACGCCGCGGTGAGGCCGCTGGGCGCGGGGCCGGACGCAGAGGCGCAGCTGCGGAGGCTGCAGCTGAGCGCGGACCCCGAGCGACCAGGGCGCTTCCGGCTGGAGCTGCTTGGCGCGGGGCCCGGGGCG GTCAGTTTGGAGTGGCCCTTGGAGTCCGTCTCCTACACCGTCCGAGGCCCCAGCCAGCATGAGCTGCAGCCTCCACCAGGAGGGCCTGGGACTCTCAGCCTGCACTTCGCCAACCCTCAGGAAGCTCGGCGGTGGGCAGCCCTGGTCCGAGGTGCCACCGTGGAAGGACAGAATG GCAGTGACAGCCTGACCCCAGCCCTAGGCTCAGAAACGTGCCCTGTTTCCCCGCCCAGTCTCCTTCAAGTACCTGCAACCAAGGCCCCCAAGCCCAAGGTGGATCTTCCTTGGCGCCCTGGAGACTTGATGGAGAAAG AGGACCTAGCAGGGCACCTGTCCCGGGCCATAGAGGGTGGGGATGAGAAGCGGGCAGCCCACGCAGCAGCCATCCTGGCCCAGCATCACGTGGCCCTCAGCATCCAGCTCCAGGAGGCCTGCTTCCCTCCTGGCCCCATCAG GCTACAGGTTACAGTTGAAGATGCTGCGTCCTCTGCCCACATCTCGCTGGCAGTCCACCCCCACTCCACCATCGGGGCCCTCCAGGAGCAG GTATTCTCGGAGTTTGGCTTCCCACCGGCTGTGCAGCGCTGGGTCATCGGGAGGTGCCTGTGTGTCCCCGAATACAGCCTTGCTTTCTATGGGGTCCGGCGGGATGGGGATCCTGCTTTCCTCTACCTGCTCTCAGCCCCCCGAGAGGCCCCAG GACGCAATCCTCAGCACCCCCAGAAGATGGATGGGGAACTAGGCCGCCTGTTTCCTCAGTCACTGGGGCTGCCCCAAGCCCCTCAGCCAGCTGGCTCCAGCCTGCCCAACCCCCTTCAG CCCGGCTGGCCCTGCCCTTCCTGCACCTTCATCAATGCCCCAAGCCGACCCGGCTGTGAGATGTGCAGCACCCAGAGGCCCTGTGCTTGGGACCCCCTTCCCACAGCCTCCACCCAGCAGCTACCAAAG gtcACAAGGAGAGAGGATGGCCCTTCCCTTCCAGGCCCAAGGTCCCTGGACCCCCTCCTGAACCTCTCAGGGAACCTCTGCTGA
- the SHARPIN gene encoding sharpin isoform X1 codes for MSIVGEAGGSDGSNARAAPGTPGSRSQFPAGGGAQRPEATEAGSWGRAGTGPEMAPPADGAAAASDVGSAAVLLAVHAAVRPLGAGPDAEAQLRRLQLSADPERPGRFRLELLGAGPGAVSLEWPLESVSYTVRGPSQHELQPPPGGPGTLSLHFANPQEARRWAALVRGATVEGQNGSDSLTPALGSETCPVSPPSLLQVPATKAPKPKVDLPWRPGDLMEKEDLAGHLSRAIEGGDEKRAAHAAAILAQHHVALSIQLQEACFPPGPIRLQVTVEDAASSAHISLAVHPHSTIGALQEQVSTGSGEPCWGDLGDIPTLWPQVFSEFGFPPAVQRWVIGRCLCVPEYSLAFYGVRRDGDPAFLYLLSAPREAPGRNPQHPQKMDGELGRLFPQSLGLPQAPQPAGSSLPNPLQPGWPCPSCTFINAPSRPGCEMCSTQRPCAWDPLPTASTQQLPKVTRREDGPSLPGPRSLDPLLNLSGNLC; via the exons ATGTCCATCGTGGGCGAAGCGGGAGGGTCAGACGGCTCCAACGCTCGGGCGGCGCCCGGAACCCCAGGCTCGCGGTCCCAGTTTCCGGCCGGTGGAGGCGCTCAGCGGCCCGAAGCCACGGAAGCGGGCTCGTGGGGCCGGGCCGGGACCGGACCGGAGATGGCGCCGCCGGCGGACGGCGCGGCTGCGGCCTCCGACGTTGGCTCGGCTGCGGTGCTCCTGGCCGTGCACGCCGCGGTGAGGCCGCTGGGCGCGGGGCCGGACGCAGAGGCGCAGCTGCGGAGGCTGCAGCTGAGCGCGGACCCCGAGCGACCAGGGCGCTTCCGGCTGGAGCTGCTTGGCGCGGGGCCCGGGGCG GTCAGTTTGGAGTGGCCCTTGGAGTCCGTCTCCTACACCGTCCGAGGCCCCAGCCAGCATGAGCTGCAGCCTCCACCAGGAGGGCCTGGGACTCTCAGCCTGCACTTCGCCAACCCTCAGGAAGCTCGGCGGTGGGCAGCCCTGGTCCGAGGTGCCACCGTGGAAGGACAGAATG GCAGTGACAGCCTGACCCCAGCCCTAGGCTCAGAAACGTGCCCTGTTTCCCCGCCCAGTCTCCTTCAAGTACCTGCAACCAAGGCCCCCAAGCCCAAGGTGGATCTTCCTTGGCGCCCTGGAGACTTGATGGAGAAAG AGGACCTAGCAGGGCACCTGTCCCGGGCCATAGAGGGTGGGGATGAGAAGCGGGCAGCCCACGCAGCAGCCATCCTGGCCCAGCATCACGTGGCCCTCAGCATCCAGCTCCAGGAGGCCTGCTTCCCTCCTGGCCCCATCAG GCTACAGGTTACAGTTGAAGATGCTGCGTCCTCTGCCCACATCTCGCTGGCAGTCCACCCCCACTCCACCATCGGGGCCCTCCAGGAGCAGGTGAGCACGGGGTCTGGGGAGCCCTGCTGGGGGGACCTGGGTGACATTCCGACACTCTGGCCCCAGGTATTCTCGGAGTTTGGCTTCCCACCGGCTGTGCAGCGCTGGGTCATCGGGAGGTGCCTGTGTGTCCCCGAATACAGCCTTGCTTTCTATGGGGTCCGGCGGGATGGGGATCCTGCTTTCCTCTACCTGCTCTCAGCCCCCCGAGAGGCCCCAG GACGCAATCCTCAGCACCCCCAGAAGATGGATGGGGAACTAGGCCGCCTGTTTCCTCAGTCACTGGGGCTGCCCCAAGCCCCTCAGCCAGCTGGCTCCAGCCTGCCCAACCCCCTTCAG CCCGGCTGGCCCTGCCCTTCCTGCACCTTCATCAATGCCCCAAGCCGACCCGGCTGTGAGATGTGCAGCACCCAGAGGCCCTGTGCTTGGGACCCCCTTCCCACAGCCTCCACCCAGCAGCTACCAAAG gtcACAAGGAGAGAGGATGGCCCTTCCCTTCCAGGCCCAAGGTCCCTGGACCCCCTCCTGAACCTCTCAGGGAACCTCTGCTGA
- the MAF1 gene encoding repressor of RNA polymerase III transcription MAF1 homolog isoform X1 produces MKLLENSSFEAINSQLTVETGDAHIIGRIESYSCKMAGDDKHMFKQFCQEGQPHVLEALSPPQTSGLSPSRLSKSQGGEDEGPLSDKCSRKTLFYLIATLNESFRPDYDFSRARSHEFSREPSLSWVVNAVNCSLFSAVREDFKALKPQLWNAVDEEICLAECDIYSYNPDLDSDPFGEDGSLWSFNYFFYNKRLKRIVFFSCRSISGSTYTPSEAGNELDMELGGEEEEESGGGGREGGHEETSTMEEDRVPVICM; encoded by the exons ATGAAGCTGTTGGAGAACTCCAGCTTCGAGGCCATCAACTCGCAGCTGACCGTGGAGACGGGAGATGCCCACATCATTGGCAG GATTGAGAGCTACTCGTGTAAGATGGCGGGCGATGACAAGCACATGTTCAAGCAGTTCTGCCAGGAGGGCCAGCCACATGTGCTGGAGGCActgtccccaccccagacctcgGGCCTCAGCCCCAGCAG ACTGAGTAAGAGCCAGGGTGGCGAGGATGAGGGCCCCCTCAGCGACAAGTGCAGCCGCAAGACCCTCTTCTACCTGATCGCCACGCTCAACGAGTCCTTCCGGCCGGACTACGACTTCAGCAGGGCCCGGAGCCACGAGTTCAGCCGGGAGCCCAGCCTCAGCTGG GTGGTGAACGCAGTCAACTGCAGCCTGTTCTCCGCTGTTCGGGAGGACTTCAAGGCCCTGAAGCCGCAGCTGTGGAACGCGGTGGATGAGGAGATCTGCTTGGCTGAGTGCGACATCTACAG CTACAACCCAGACCTGGACTCAGATCCCTTCGGGGAAGACGGCAGCCTCTGGTCCTTCAACTACTTCTTCTACAACAAGCGGCTGAAACGGATCGTGTTCTTCAGCTGCCGCTCTATCAG tggatCCACCTACACTCCGTCGGAGGCAGGCAATGAGCTGGACATGGAGCtcgggggagaggaggaggaggagagtggAGGTGGAGGCCGCGAGGGCGGCCACGAGGAGACCAGCACCATGGAAGAGGACAG GGTTCCGGTGATCTGTATGTGA
- the MAF1 gene encoding repressor of RNA polymerase III transcription MAF1 homolog isoform X2 has protein sequence MKLLENSSFEAINSQLTVETGDAHIIGRIESYSCKMAGDDKHMFKQFCQEGQPHVLEALSPPQTSGLSPSRLSKSQGGEDEGPLSDKCSRKTLFYLIATLNESFRPDYDFSRARSHEFSREPSLSWVVNAVNCSLFSAVREDFKALKPQLWNAVDEEICLAECDIYSYNPDLDSDPFGEDGSLWSFNYFFYNKRLKRIVFFSCRSIRHPPWG, from the exons ATGAAGCTGTTGGAGAACTCCAGCTTCGAGGCCATCAACTCGCAGCTGACCGTGGAGACGGGAGATGCCCACATCATTGGCAG GATTGAGAGCTACTCGTGTAAGATGGCGGGCGATGACAAGCACATGTTCAAGCAGTTCTGCCAGGAGGGCCAGCCACATGTGCTGGAGGCActgtccccaccccagacctcgGGCCTCAGCCCCAGCAG ACTGAGTAAGAGCCAGGGTGGCGAGGATGAGGGCCCCCTCAGCGACAAGTGCAGCCGCAAGACCCTCTTCTACCTGATCGCCACGCTCAACGAGTCCTTCCGGCCGGACTACGACTTCAGCAGGGCCCGGAGCCACGAGTTCAGCCGGGAGCCCAGCCTCAGCTGG GTGGTGAACGCAGTCAACTGCAGCCTGTTCTCCGCTGTTCGGGAGGACTTCAAGGCCCTGAAGCCGCAGCTGTGGAACGCGGTGGATGAGGAGATCTGCTTGGCTGAGTGCGACATCTACAG CTACAACCCAGACCTGGACTCAGATCCCTTCGGGGAAGACGGCAGCCTCTGGTCCTTCAACTACTTCTTCTACAACAAGCGGCTGAAACGGATCGTGTTCTTCAGCTGCCGCTCTATCAG ACACCCTCCCTGGGGTTAG